From one Erythrobacter sp. HKB08 genomic stretch:
- a CDS encoding thioredoxin family protein translates to MTSPFRSAFAPLSALLLLSACAATGGGAAYHPEATPYVDVEDAAADLAAAEAGAAIEGKLLLAVFGANWCHDSRALAGWLESERFRPLVEAHFTVVYIDVGTPQNGEGRNLELAAMRGVEDIEGTPNLLVIRPGQMRALNADSAKTWRNAASRSAEEIYAELESYVSAQE, encoded by the coding sequence ATGACATCGCCATTCAGGTCGGCCTTCGCGCCGCTTTCCGCGCTTCTATTGCTCTCCGCCTGCGCCGCGACCGGCGGCGGTGCAGCCTATCATCCCGAAGCGACGCCCTATGTCGATGTTGAAGATGCTGCCGCCGATCTTGCGGCGGCAGAGGCGGGAGCAGCGATCGAGGGCAAGCTGCTGCTCGCCGTGTTCGGGGCCAACTGGTGTCACGACAGCCGCGCGCTTGCCGGCTGGCTTGAAAGCGAGCGCTTTCGCCCGTTGGTCGAAGCGCACTTCACCGTGGTCTATATCGATGTCGGCACCCCGCAGAACGGCGAGGGACGCAATCTCGAACTCGCCGCCATGCGCGGGGTCGAGGATATCGAGGGAACGCCCAACCTGCTCGTCATCCGCCCGGGGCAAATGCGCGCACTCAACGCGGATAGCGCGAAGACCTGGCGCAATGCCGCCAGCCGCAGTGCCGAAGAGATTTACGCCGAGCTAGAAAGCTATGTGAGCGCGCAGGAGTAG
- a CDS encoding histone deacetylase, translating into MAPRPERGTFKFDKYFLVMEELRASGEALTEHAPDPCPREWLEAVHCPEYVEQVFTASVPREKERRIGFPVTQHIASRVRHTNGGTWLAAQLAMEHGYAANSAAGSHHALHDTGAGYCVFNDLAVCANRLLAEGDAKRVLIVDCDVHQGDGTASLMAGREDVFTLSLHAEKNFPVRKARSSRDIALPDGIGDDDYLAALEEALPAIVEQFAPDIVLYQAGVDPHEQDKLGRLALSDEGLARRDRFVVAQARSRGLPIASALGGGYGEDQRAVAARHARSMLEMAAENRLWG; encoded by the coding sequence ATGGCTCCGCGCCCCGAGCGCGGGACGTTCAAGTTCGACAAGTATTTCCTCGTCATGGAGGAACTGCGCGCCAGCGGCGAAGCGCTGACCGAGCACGCACCCGACCCCTGCCCGCGCGAATGGCTCGAGGCAGTGCATTGCCCCGAATATGTCGAGCAGGTCTTCACCGCCTCGGTCCCGCGCGAGAAGGAACGGCGGATCGGCTTCCCCGTCACGCAGCACATCGCCAGCCGCGTGCGTCACACCAATGGCGGAACGTGGCTCGCCGCACAGCTCGCGATGGAGCACGGCTATGCCGCCAACAGCGCGGCCGGGAGCCACCATGCGCTGCACGATACCGGCGCGGGTTACTGCGTGTTCAACGACCTTGCCGTGTGCGCCAACCGGCTGCTGGCCGAAGGCGATGCGAAGCGCGTGCTGATCGTCGATTGCGACGTGCACCAGGGCGATGGAACCGCAAGCCTCATGGCGGGCCGCGAGGATGTCTTCACCCTCTCGCTCCATGCCGAGAAGAATTTCCCTGTCCGCAAGGCGCGGTCCAGCCGCGATATCGCGCTGCCCGACGGAATTGGCGATGACGATTACCTCGCAGCGCTCGAAGAGGCGTTGCCCGCTATCGTCGAGCAGTTCGCACCCGATATCGTGCTCTATCAGGCGGGGGTCGATCCGCATGAGCAGGACAAGCTCGGCCGGCTTGCCTTGAGCGACGAGGGGCTGGCGCGGCGCGATCGTTTCGTGGTTGCGCAGGCGCGCTCGCGCGGCCTCCCCATCGCGAGCGCGCTTGGCGGAGGATACGGCGAGGACCAGCGCGCGGTAGCGGCGCGCCATGCCCGCTCGATGCTCGAAATGGCGGCCGAAAACCGCCTCTGGGGCTGA
- a CDS encoding murein L,D-transpeptidase catalytic domain-containing protein produces the protein MNRRELLTTSLAAGVAATLPVRLAAQVRTGTARDAILADIAKREQQRAGDLLWRRDVVGIADFGLRSSEPRFHFVDLERGVVDSYLVSHGDGSDPEHDGWLNWYSNEHNSHCTSKGLYMTYGWYTGRYGTSIRLEGLDPTNSNALDRAIVMHRAQYAEPEHVEKWGRLGRSNGCFAMGDADFKLALLKLGGGRVLFADSLGLAADGTRVERPSQEAGEIRLVRNEPPRGEEILTPGVY, from the coding sequence ATGAACCGGAGAGAACTCCTCACCACTTCCCTAGCGGCAGGCGTTGCCGCCACGCTGCCCGTGCGGCTGGCCGCCCAGGTGCGCACCGGCACGGCGCGCGATGCGATCCTCGCCGACATCGCCAAGCGCGAGCAGCAGCGCGCGGGCGACCTGCTGTGGCGCCGGGATGTCGTGGGTATTGCCGATTTCGGCCTGCGCAGCAGCGAGCCGCGCTTCCACTTCGTCGATCTGGAGCGGGGCGTGGTCGATTCCTACCTCGTGAGCCACGGCGACGGTTCCGATCCGGAACATGACGGCTGGCTCAACTGGTATTCGAACGAGCACAATTCGCACTGCACCAGCAAGGGTCTCTACATGACCTACGGCTGGTACACCGGGCGCTACGGCACCTCGATCAGGCTCGAAGGGCTCGACCCGACCAATTCCAATGCGCTCGACCGCGCGATCGTCATGCACCGTGCGCAATATGCCGAGCCCGAGCATGTCGAGAAATGGGGCCGCCTCGGCCGCTCGAACGGCTGCTTCGCGATGGGCGATGCGGATTTCAAGCTGGCGCTACTGAAGCTTGGCGGTGGCCGCGTGCTGTTCGCCGACTCGCTTGGCCTCGCTGCCGATGGCACCCGCGTCGAGCGCCCGTCGCAGGAAGCCGGCGAAATCCGCCTCGTGCGCAATGAACCGCCGCGGGGCGAGGAAATCCTCACCCCCGGCGTTTACTGA
- a CDS encoding L,D-transpeptidase family protein produces the protein MTAAVCALAPAAIAAQSSQPENLLPQPAEIESEPVEADETVMVSEEVVQAIDEMAQPEFPVVQPWSLDNARFLVSIIEGLGEEGLNPTEYRPQDLKAAIAAGEGEELDALASQMFAWVVEDLRDGRTPMDSRKQWFVLDPDQDRYPTGKLMAQALESGDLAGTLKTIMPEHPDYYRLRDELAKTPASNTEKRKLIRANMDRWRWLARDLGSQYLMTNVPEYQLRLTVKDKIVRTYRTVVGKPGRTATPQLAESVEGVIFNPTWTVPQSIVKGEGLGARVLGNPAWAKRNGYTATKGANGWVSVVQQPGPGNSLGLMKLDMPNKHAIFLHDTPSRHLFGTERRALSHGCIRTERATELAITLAILRGGLSADEAKSTLTSGKYTRVGFEKTMPVYITYFTMGQDIEGELRTFPDIYGRDAPVLESLDKPRVANRARVTGEQIIPLEDDLRDS, from the coding sequence TTGACTGCCGCCGTGTGCGCGCTGGCCCCTGCGGCCATTGCTGCGCAGAGTTCGCAGCCGGAAAACCTCCTCCCGCAACCGGCCGAAATCGAAAGCGAACCGGTCGAAGCGGACGAAACCGTCATGGTGTCGGAAGAGGTCGTCCAGGCGATCGACGAAATGGCGCAGCCGGAATTTCCCGTCGTCCAGCCGTGGTCGCTCGACAATGCACGCTTCCTCGTCAGCATCATCGAAGGCCTCGGCGAAGAGGGGCTGAACCCGACCGAATACCGTCCGCAGGATCTCAAGGCCGCGATCGCAGCAGGCGAGGGCGAGGAACTCGATGCGCTGGCGAGCCAGATGTTCGCATGGGTCGTCGAAGACCTGCGCGACGGCCGCACGCCGATGGATTCGCGCAAGCAGTGGTTCGTGCTCGATCCCGACCAGGATCGCTACCCGACCGGCAAGCTGATGGCGCAAGCGCTCGAGAGCGGCGACCTTGCCGGTACGCTCAAGACGATCATGCCGGAACACCCGGATTATTACCGCCTGCGCGACGAGCTGGCGAAAACGCCGGCCAGCAACACCGAGAAGCGCAAGCTGATCCGCGCCAACATGGACCGCTGGCGCTGGCTCGCCCGCGATCTCGGCAGCCAGTACCTGATGACCAATGTGCCGGAGTACCAGCTTCGCCTGACGGTCAAGGACAAGATCGTGCGCACCTATCGCACCGTCGTCGGCAAGCCGGGCCGCACCGCGACCCCGCAGCTTGCCGAAAGCGTCGAGGGCGTGATCTTCAATCCGACCTGGACCGTGCCGCAGTCGATCGTGAAGGGCGAAGGGCTCGGTGCCCGCGTGCTCGGCAATCCGGCATGGGCCAAGCGCAACGGCTATACCGCGACCAAGGGCGCGAATGGCTGGGTCAGCGTCGTGCAGCAGCCGGGTCCGGGCAATTCGCTCGGCCTGATGAAGCTCGACATGCCCAACAAGCACGCGATCTTCCTGCACGACACGCCCTCGCGCCACCTGTTCGGCACCGAACGGCGCGCGCTGAGCCATGGCTGCATCCGCACCGAACGCGCGACCGAACTGGCGATAACGCTCGCCATCCTGCGCGGCGGGCTATCGGCGGACGAGGCGAAATCGACGCTGACCTCGGGCAAGTACACCCGCGTCGGCTTCGAGAAGACCATGCCGGTCTACATCACCTATTTCACCATGGGGCAGGACATCGAGGGCGAGCTTCGCACCTTCCCCGACATCTATGGCCGCGATGCACCGGTGCTGGAATCGCTCGACAAGCCGCGCGTGGCTAACCGTGCGCGCGTGACGGGCGAGCAGATCATTCCGCTAGAGGACGACCTGCGCGACAGCTGA
- a CDS encoding DMT family transporter: MNRNPHLLPLLAALLGVGFLSLMDAFMKAAALAAGAYSASVMRSAFGTAMIAPVWLLRGGRWPKMPVLRIHLLRGTVSAFMALSFFYALTKLPIAEAIAISFVAPLIALYLAFVLLGEQIKRKAVIASLLGFAGTLVIIGGRLGRVESDIETLKGLAAILFSATLYAWNFIIIRQQAQVSSPEEATTFHSGVALIVLGLFAPWFFAMPSPGALFDIAMGAALTVCGAMAITWAYARAEAQVLVPIEYSGFLWASLFGWLFFSEMVTPTTLLGTVLIVGGCWIATRSDPVPPMTQPE; this comes from the coding sequence ATGAACCGGAATCCGCACCTTCTCCCGCTGCTGGCGGCATTGCTCGGGGTCGGGTTCCTTTCCCTCATGGATGCCTTCATGAAAGCAGCGGCGCTCGCTGCGGGAGCCTACAGCGCCTCGGTCATGCGCTCGGCTTTCGGGACGGCGATGATCGCCCCGGTCTGGCTGCTGCGCGGCGGACGGTGGCCGAAGATGCCGGTCCTGCGCATCCACCTGCTGCGCGGCACCGTCTCCGCTTTCATGGCGCTCAGCTTCTTCTACGCGCTGACCAAGCTGCCGATTGCCGAGGCGATCGCCATATCCTTCGTCGCGCCGCTCATCGCGCTCTATCTCGCCTTCGTGCTGCTGGGCGAGCAGATCAAGCGCAAGGCGGTAATCGCTTCGCTGCTCGGTTTCGCCGGCACGCTGGTGATCATCGGCGGACGCCTCGGCCGGGTGGAAAGCGATATCGAGACGCTGAAAGGTCTTGCCGCGATCCTTTTCTCCGCCACGCTCTATGCATGGAACTTCATCATCATCCGCCAGCAGGCCCAAGTCTCCAGCCCGGAGGAGGCGACCACCTTCCATAGCGGCGTCGCGCTGATCGTGCTGGGCCTCTTCGCACCTTGGTTCTTCGCCATGCCCTCGCCCGGCGCGCTGTTCGATATCGCCATGGGTGCAGCGCTGACCGTGTGCGGGGCAATGGCGATCACCTGGGCCTATGCCCGCGCGGAGGCGCAGGTGCTGGTCCCGATCGAATATTCCGGTTTCCTCTGGGCGAGCCTGTTCGGCTGGCTGTTTTTCTCCGAGATGGTCACCCCCACGACCCTGCTCGGCACCGTCCTCATCGTCGGCGGTTGCTGGATCGCGACCCGCTCCGATCCCGTCCCGCCCATGACACAGCCGGAATAA
- the acnA gene encoding aconitate hydratase AcnA: MTQVGKDTLGTRSTLTVNGKDYAYYSFAKAAETIGDVSRLPFSLKVLLENMLRFEDGGFTVSTDDAQAIADWQKNPSTGKEIQYRPARVLLQDFTGVPCVVDLAAMRDAISKLGGDTAKINPQVPVNLVIDHSVMVDEFGHPKAFEKNVELEYARNAERYDFLKWGSKSFQNFSAVPPGTGICHQVNLEYIGKGVWSTEDADGNAVAYPDTCVGTDSHTTMINGLGVLGWGVGGIEAEAAMLGQPVSMLIPEVVGFKLTGKMAEGVTATDLVLTCVQMLREVGVVGRFVEFYGEGVAHLSLADRATIANMAPEYGATCGFFGIDDKTLDYMRLTGRSEETIALVEAYSKEQGMWFTPENEPVFTKTLDLDVSTVVPSLAGPKRPQDKVILPEVDELFNGDLKSIYKKDAPVRVGVDGKDHDIGDGDVVIAAITSCTNTSNPDVLIAAGLVAKKANEKGLKPKPWVKTSLAPGSQVVTDYLEKSGLQDDLDALGFDLVGYGCTTCIGNSGPLAPPISKAINGNDIVAASVLSGNRNFEGRVSPDVRANFLASPPLVVAYALKGTVTEDITQTPIGQDQDGNDVMLADIWPTNAEIAEHRAANIDREMFESRYADVYKGDEHWQAIKVEASDTYQWRPGSTYVANPPYFEGMEMTPAPVTDITDAKPLAILGDSVTTDHISPAGSIKEDSPAGEYLLSNQVSKADFNSYGSRRGNHEVMMRGTFANIRIKNEMVPGVEGGYTTYNGEQMAIYDAAMKHKEDGTPLVVIGGKEYGTGSSRDWAAKGTILLGVRAVIVESFERIHRSNLVGMGVLPLQFKEGDTRETLGLKGDDSFSIKGLADLKPSQDVEVEVTRADGSTFSFTALCRIDTANEMEYYRNGGILHYVLRNLAAA; this comes from the coding sequence ATGACCCAGGTCGGCAAGGACACGCTCGGAACCCGTTCAACCCTCACCGTGAACGGCAAGGATTACGCCTATTACTCCTTCGCCAAGGCGGCAGAGACGATCGGCGATGTTTCCCGGCTCCCCTTCAGCCTGAAAGTCCTGCTCGAGAACATGCTGCGTTTCGAGGACGGCGGCTTCACCGTCTCGACCGATGACGCGCAGGCGATTGCCGACTGGCAGAAGAACCCGTCGACCGGCAAGGAAATCCAGTACCGCCCGGCGCGCGTGCTGCTGCAGGACTTCACCGGCGTTCCCTGCGTGGTCGACCTCGCCGCAATGCGCGATGCGATTTCGAAGCTCGGCGGCGACACCGCCAAGATCAACCCGCAGGTTCCCGTGAACCTCGTGATCGACCACTCGGTCATGGTCGACGAATTCGGTCACCCCAAGGCGTTCGAGAAGAACGTCGAACTCGAATACGCCCGCAATGCCGAGCGTTACGACTTCCTCAAATGGGGCTCGAAAAGCTTCCAGAACTTCTCCGCCGTGCCCCCGGGCACCGGCATCTGCCACCAGGTGAACCTCGAGTATATCGGCAAGGGCGTGTGGTCGACCGAAGACGCGGACGGCAACGCCGTCGCCTACCCCGACACCTGCGTCGGTACCGACAGCCACACGACCATGATCAACGGTCTCGGCGTGCTCGGCTGGGGCGTCGGCGGGATCGAGGCGGAAGCAGCCATGCTCGGCCAGCCGGTTTCCATGCTGATCCCCGAAGTCGTCGGCTTCAAGCTGACCGGCAAGATGGCCGAGGGCGTCACCGCGACCGACCTCGTCCTCACCTGCGTCCAGATGCTGCGCGAAGTCGGCGTCGTCGGCCGCTTCGTCGAGTTCTACGGTGAAGGCGTCGCTCACCTGAGTCTTGCCGACCGCGCGACCATCGCCAACATGGCACCGGAATACGGCGCGACCTGCGGCTTCTTCGGCATCGACGACAAGACGCTCGACTACATGCGCCTGACTGGCCGCAGCGAGGAAACCATCGCGCTGGTCGAAGCCTATTCGAAGGAACAGGGCATGTGGTTCACGCCGGAGAACGAGCCGGTGTTCACCAAGACGCTCGACCTCGACGTTTCCACCGTCGTCCCGAGCCTCGCCGGTCCCAAGCGTCCGCAGGACAAGGTCATCCTCCCCGAGGTGGACGAGCTGTTCAACGGCGACCTCAAGTCGATTTACAAGAAGGACGCGCCGGTTCGCGTCGGAGTCGATGGCAAGGACCACGACATCGGCGACGGCGACGTCGTGATCGCGGCCATCACCAGCTGCACCAACACCTCCAACCCCGACGTGCTGATCGCTGCCGGCCTCGTCGCCAAGAAGGCGAACGAGAAGGGCCTCAAGCCCAAGCCGTGGGTCAAGACCAGCCTCGCACCGGGCTCGCAGGTCGTCACCGACTACCTCGAGAAATCGGGCCTGCAGGACGATCTCGACGCACTCGGCTTCGACCTCGTCGGCTACGGCTGCACCACCTGCATCGGCAACTCGGGCCCGCTCGCCCCGCCAATCAGCAAGGCGATCAACGGCAACGACATCGTCGCGGCCAGCGTCCTTTCGGGCAACCGCAACTTCGAAGGCCGCGTATCGCCCGACGTGCGCGCCAACTTCCTCGCCTCGCCGCCGCTGGTAGTCGCCTATGCGCTCAAGGGCACGGTGACCGAGGACATCACGCAGACCCCAATCGGGCAGGACCAGGACGGCAACGACGTGATGCTGGCCGACATCTGGCCGACCAACGCCGAAATCGCCGAACACCGCGCGGCCAATATCGACCGCGAAATGTTCGAAAGCCGCTATGCCGACGTCTACAAGGGCGACGAGCACTGGCAGGCGATCAAAGTCGAAGCGTCGGACACCTACCAGTGGCGTCCGGGCAGCACTTATGTCGCCAACCCGCCCTATTTCGAGGGCATGGAAATGACCCCGGCACCGGTCACCGACATCACCGATGCGAAGCCGCTCGCGATCCTCGGCGACAGCGTGACGACCGACCACATTTCGCCGGCCGGTTCGATCAAGGAAGACTCGCCTGCCGGTGAATACCTGCTCTCCAATCAGGTCTCGAAGGCGGACTTCAACTCCTACGGCTCGCGCCGCGGCAACCACGAAGTCATGATGCGCGGCACCTTCGCCAACATCCGCATCAAGAACGAAATGGTCCCGGGCGTCGAGGGTGGCTACACCACCTACAATGGCGAGCAGATGGCGATCTACGACGCCGCCATGAAGCACAAGGAAGACGGTACCCCGCTCGTCGTCATCGGCGGCAAGGAATACGGCACCGGCTCCAGCCGCGACTGGGCGGCGAAGGGCACCATCCTGCTTGGCGTGCGCGCCGTCATCGTCGAAAGCTTCGAGCGCATCCACCGCTCGAACCTCGTCGGCATGGGCGTGCTTCCGCTGCAGTTCAAGGAAGGCGACACGCGCGAGACGCTCGGCCTGAAGGGCGACGACAGCTTCTCGATCAAGGGTCTTGCCGACCTCAAGCCGAGCCAGGACGTCGAAGTCGAAGTGACCCGTGCAGACGGTTCGACCTTCAGCTTCACCGCGCTGTGCCGCATCGATACCGCGAACGAGATGGAATATTACCGCAACGGCGGCATCCTCCACTACGTTCTGCGCAACCTGGCCGCCGCCTGA
- a CDS encoding rhodanese-like domain-containing protein, translating into MRLRPALLAILAPLALAGCTGSGAGVPTDSGAVASARVATLDANQLATLLAAGEVVLIDVRTPYEFADSRIPGALNAPLTHFDPAAIPVDTAREVILYCGSSRRSAIAAEQLADHRGVVVRHLAGGIRAWTDAGYETVANDPSDDPRSR; encoded by the coding sequence ATGCGGCTTCGGCCCGCCCTCCTCGCGATCCTCGCCCCGCTGGCGCTTGCCGGCTGCACGGGGAGCGGGGCGGGCGTGCCGACGGATAGCGGCGCAGTTGCGAGCGCACGCGTCGCCACGCTCGATGCAAACCAGCTCGCGACCCTTCTGGCGGCGGGCGAGGTCGTATTGATCGACGTTCGCACGCCCTACGAGTTTGCCGACAGCCGAATCCCGGGCGCGCTCAATGCGCCGCTCACCCATTTCGATCCGGCGGCAATCCCCGTCGATACGGCGCGCGAGGTAATCCTCTACTGCGGTTCCTCGCGCCGTTCGGCCATCGCGGCAGAGCAGCTTGCCGACCATCGCGGCGTGGTCGTGCGCCATCTCGCCGGCGGTATCCGCGCCTGGACCGATGCCGGTTACGAGACGGTCGCAAACGATCCTTCGGACGATCCGCGCTCGCGCTGA
- a CDS encoding rhodanese-like domain-containing protein: MHRALFARTLVIAPIALVAAATMAQDAPPNPQIDYDGFAQLTNSLGEVRQTRLLDRETFLARAAAEGALLLDTRSAAAFEAGHIEGAVNLPFSDFTSTSLREVIGENPDRPIYIYCNNNFSDNAPPVLAKKAPLALNIPTFINLHGYGYTNVWELGGVMETSEVPWVASGG, encoded by the coding sequence ATGCACCGCGCCTTATTTGCCAGGACTCTTGTCATAGCGCCGATCGCGCTCGTCGCTGCTGCCACCATGGCGCAGGACGCGCCGCCCAATCCGCAGATCGACTACGACGGCTTTGCCCAGCTGACGAACTCGCTCGGCGAAGTGCGCCAAACGCGCCTGCTCGATCGAGAAACCTTCCTCGCCCGCGCAGCCGCCGAGGGCGCATTGCTGCTAGACACGCGCTCCGCAGCGGCCTTCGAGGCGGGGCACATCGAAGGTGCGGTAAACCTGCCATTCTCGGACTTCACTTCCACGTCCCTGCGCGAAGTGATCGGGGAGAACCCGGATCGGCCTATCTACATCTATTGCAACAACAATTTCAGCGACAACGCGCCGCCGGTGCTGGCGAAGAAGGCCCCGCTCGCGCTCAATATTCCGACCTTCATCAACCTGCACGGTTATGGCTACACCAATGTCTGGGAGCTGGGCGGCGTGATGGAGACGAGCGAAGTGCCGTGGGTCGCTTCGGGCGGCTGA
- a CDS encoding 2OG-Fe(II) oxygenase, translating into MRTRLQANPAVEQVVEGDAEVFLVENFLTRRDCKDIMRFINQRAEPSTLYRGTEREGFRTSFTHHFAIDDPLTRSIEMYISDLLGIDDLHSEPMQGQRYQVGQEFKHHHDFFHVGEGYWQDEAHRGGQRTWTAMLCLHEAKEGGETDFPLLDQRFKPPTGTMLVWNNMRPDGTANMKTLHAGMPVTKGIKHVITKWYRQDPWRLLN; encoded by the coding sequence GTGCGGACGCGCCTGCAGGCGAATCCGGCCGTAGAGCAGGTCGTCGAAGGCGATGCCGAGGTGTTCCTCGTCGAGAACTTCCTGACCCGCCGCGACTGCAAGGACATCATGCGTTTCATCAACCAGCGCGCGGAGCCTTCGACCCTTTACCGCGGGACCGAGCGCGAAGGGTTCCGGACGAGCTTCACCCACCATTTCGCGATCGACGATCCGCTGACCCGCAGCATCGAGATGTACATCTCCGACCTGCTCGGCATCGACGATTTGCATTCCGAACCGATGCAGGGCCAGCGCTACCAGGTCGGGCAGGAATTCAAGCACCACCACGACTTCTTCCATGTCGGCGAAGGATACTGGCAGGACGAGGCGCATCGCGGCGGCCAGCGCACGTGGACGGCAATGCTCTGCCTGCACGAGGCGAAGGAAGGCGGCGAGACCGATTTTCCTCTGCTCGACCAGCGCTTCAAGCCGCCGACCGGCACCATGCTGGTGTGGAACAACATGCGCCCCGATGGCACGGCCAACATGAAGACGCTGCACGCCGGGATGCCCGTCACCAAGGGGATCAAGCACGTGATCACCAAGTGGTATCGGCAGGACCCCTGGCGGCTGCTCAACTGA